From a region of the Pecten maximus chromosome 18, xPecMax1.1, whole genome shotgun sequence genome:
- the LOC117316351 gene encoding LOW QUALITY PROTEIN: guanine nucleotide-binding protein G(i) subunit alpha-like (The sequence of the model RefSeq protein was modified relative to this genomic sequence to represent the inferred CDS: inserted 1 base in 1 codon), with translation MFDVGGTRSERKKWIHIFEGVTSILFIVAMSEYDLTLKEDEGTNRMSESLRLFDAIYNNXYFVKTPIIVFLNKKDLFMEKLPQSPLTVCFSDYLGSVFI, from the exons ATGTTTGACGTTGGAGGAACCCGGTCGGAGAGAAAGAAATGGATCCACATTTTCGAGGGCGTGACGTCGATTCTATTTATTGTGGCCATGAGTGAATATGACCTGACCCTGAAGGAGGATGAAGGGAcg AACCGTATGAGTGAAAGTTTGCGCCTATTTGATGCCATCTACAACA AATATTTCGTGAAAACTCCGATAATCGTTTTCTTGAACAAGAAGGACCTGTTCATGGAAAAACTACCCCAGTCGCCACTAACAGTTTGTTTCTCTGATTACCTAGGTAGTGTTTTTATATAG
- the LOC117316478 gene encoding angiopoietin-related protein 6-like: MDLTDGSWIVMQQRFDGSVDFKEDWKSYKEGFGNPPDGEFWLGLEQVHQLTTNSEYILVVELVDDQGVRGCACFDEFSIGPESDGYRLNSGKYHGTAGNSLAYHNHNMFSTLDRDNDKRHPKMWSCAEEYQGGGNWYNACLVQNLNGPYNQLPNSAKQMVWKTFRNFNGLLKSKMALKKKSEVYDLV, encoded by the exons ATGGATCTGACCGACGGAAGCTGGATA GTTATGCAACAGCGTTTCGATGGTTCTGTGGACTTTAAAGAAGACTGGAAGTCTTACAAAGAAGGATTTGGAAACCCTCCAGATGGCGAATTTTGGCTAG GTCTGGAGCAAGTCCACCAGTTAACTACAAACAGTGAGTACATCTTGGTAGTGGAGCTCGTGGACGACCAGGGAGTCAGAGGGTGTGcttgttttgatgaattttccaTTGGACCCGAGTCGGATGGATATAGACTTAACAGTGGGAAGTACCATGGTACTGCAG GTAACAGTCTAGCCTACCATAACCACAACATGTTTTCGACCTTGGATCGCGATAACGACAAAAGGCATCCCAAAATGTGGAGTTGTGCCGAAGAGTACCAAGGAGGTGGTAACTGGTACAATGCATGCTTGGTTCAAAACCTGAACGGGCCCTACAATCAGTTACCTAATAGTGCTAAACAGATGGTCTGGAAAACATTTCGTAATTTTAACGGCCTGTTGAAAAGCAAAATGGCACTGAAAAAGAAATCAGAAGTGTATGACCTTGTTTAA